A window from Ictalurus furcatus strain D&B chromosome 16, Billie_1.0, whole genome shotgun sequence encodes these proteins:
- the prkab1a gene encoding 5'-AMP-activated protein kinase subunit beta-1a, translating to MGNTSSERSGVGQGEKANRRDSRGAKEGDRPKILMDSPEDADIFHGEDIKAPLEKEEFLAWRQDLESSDKALLARPTVFRWTGAGKEVYLSGSFDNWANKIPLTRSQNNFVAIVDLPEGEHQYKFYVDGQWTHDPSEPLVTNQLGTINNIIQVKKTDFEVFDALMVDSQKCSDMSDLSSSPPGPYHQDAYVPKQDEKFKSPPILPPHLLQVILNKDTGISCDPALLPEPNHVMLNHLYALSIKDGVMVLSGTHRYKKKYVTTLLYKPI from the exons ATGGGAAACACGAGCAGCGAGAGGTCAGGAGTGGGGCAGGGTGAGAAAGCCAACCGCAGGGACAGCCGTGGCGCTAAAGAGGGGGACCGACCTAAAATCCTCATGGACAGCCCTGAGGACGCAGACATTTTCCACGGAGAGGATATTAAG GCACCCTTAGAGAAAGAGGAATTTTTAGCCTGGAGGCAGGACCTCGAGTCCAGTGATAAGGCGCTCTTGGCACGACCCACGGTGTTTCGTTGGACAGGTGCTGGAAAAGAAGTCTATCTCTCTGGATCCTTCGACAACTGGGCAAATAAAATTCCTCTGACCAGGAG TCAGAACAATTTTGTCGCGATCGTGGACTTGCCTGAAGGTGAACATCAGTACAAGTTCTACGTGGACGGACAGTGGACTCACGACCCATCTGAG CCCCTAGTGACCAATCAGCTGGGGACGATCAACAACATCATCCAGGTGAAGAAAACCGATTTTGAGGTGTTCGATGCTCTCATGGTGGACTCGCAGAAATGCTCGGATATGTCAG ATCTCTCAAGCTCTCCTCCTGGGCCATACCATCAGGATGCTTACGTACCCAAACAGGACGAGAAGTTCAAGTCTCCACCCATCCTCCCTCCTCACCTGCTGCAGGTCATCCTCAACAAGGACACGGGCATCTCA TGTGACCCTGCATTACTCCCTGAGCCCAATCATGTGATGTTGAACCACCTCTACGCGCTGTCCATTAAG GATGGAGTAATGGTTCTTAGCGGCACACATCGCTATAAGAAGAAGTACGTCACCACCCTGCTGTATAAACCCATCTGA